In Xenopus laevis strain J_2021 chromosome 2S, Xenopus_laevis_v10.1, whole genome shotgun sequence, a genomic segment contains:
- the LOC108709749 gene encoding G-protein coupled receptor 183: MDSAWTNVSASNGSSCEVDSNQTIAQIMFTVYYSIVLIIGSCGNILALHLTFKRGKKVNSTDIYLINLAVSDALFTLTLPGRITYYILNFHWPFGDSLCRITAFIFYTNTYVGIYFMTCVSVDRYIAVVHALRFSKVRKTRYVKYICILVWCIVVLQTMPLLFRPMTKKNKNKVTCMEYFNFENVSHLPVLLLLDCIFGYGTPFGIILFCYMCISRRLREAAKNNRLADKNGQYKRAFNVIMIVLIAIVLCFTPYHVNIIQFIVRRLIHQPSCLDNKAFKMSLQITVALMNMNCCIDPIIYFFAFKGYKRKFLGLFKIYVSGQSVSKTYSENNSTSQNQGGTVLVEL; encoded by the coding sequence ATGGATTCTGCTTGGACTAATGTTTCCGCCAGCAATGGAAGCAGCTGTGAGGTAGACAGTAATCAGACAATTGCACAAATCATGTTTACTGTGTATTATTCTATAGTATTAATCATTGGATCCTGTGGAAACATTCTTGCTCTTCATCTTACATTCAAGAGAGGGAAAAAAGTGAACTCAACAGACATCTATCTGATTAACCTGGCTGTGTCTGACGCCCTGTTTACACTTACCCTGCCTGGCAGAATTACTTATTACATCCTCAATTTCCACTGGCCATTTGGGGACAGCTTATGCAGGATAACTGCCTTCATATTTTATACCAACACATACGTTGGGATTTACTTCATGACTTGTGTGAGTGTTGATCGTTATATTGCTGTGGTACACGCACTCCGGTTTAGCAAAGTCAGAAAAACACGCTATGTTAAATACATATGTATTCTGGTTTGGTGTATTGTGGTCCTCCAAACAATGCCACTGCTGTTTAGACCAatgacaaagaaaaataaaaataaagttacatGCATGGAATATTTCAACTTTGAAAATGTCAGTCACCTGCCAGTTCTTCTCTTGCTAGATTGTATCTTCGGCTATGGGACACCATTTGGCATCATTCTCTTCTGCTATATGTGCATTAGCAGGAGACTGCGTGAAGCTGCAAAAAACAACCGTTTAGCAGACAAGAATGGGCAATATAAAAGAGCATTCAATGTAATCATGATAGTACTGATTGCAATTGTTCTGTGCTTTACTCCATACCATGTAAACATCATTCAATTCATAGTTAGAAGACTCATTCACCAACCATCTTGCTTGGATAATAAAGCTTTCAAGATGTCTCTTCAGATCACTGTCGCACTTATGAACATGAATTGTTGTATAGAtcccattatttacttttttgcatttaaaggatACAAGAGAAAATTTTTAGgcttatttaaaatatatgtctCAGGTCAATCCGTGTCTAAGACATATTCAGAAAACAACAGCACTAGTCAAAATCAAGGTGGCACCGTCTTAGTAGAGCTGTAG